The genomic DNA CCCGGAAGATCTGATCCACCAGGCATTACTGACGGCGGCGTATTCCGCCCGCGAATATCTGATAATGACCACGCCCTACTTCGTGCCGAGCGACGACCTGTTGCATGCCATCTGCACCGCCGCTCAGCGCGGGGTGGATGTGAGTATTATTCTGCCGCTGAAAAACGATTCGATGCTGGTGGGCTGGGCGAGTCGGGCTTTTTTCACTGAATTGCTGGCTGCCGGCGTCAAAATCTATCAGTTTGAGGGCGGCCTGCTGCATACCAAGAGCGTGCTGGTCGATGGCGAGTTAAGTCTGGTCGGCACTGTAAACCTCGACATGCGCAGCCTGTGGCTGAACTTTGAAATTACGCTGGCGATCGATGACGTTGGCTTTGGCGGCGATCTGGCGGCTGTGCAGGATGACTACATCTCACGTTCGCGCCTGCTCGACGCCCGTGAATGGGTAAAACGCCCCCTCTGGCAGCGAATGGCCGAGCGACTGTTTTACTTCTTCAGCCCGTTGCTGTAAAACGTGCCCATTAGATGTTTAACAGGGTGCCATCATGGATATGGATTTAAACAATCGCCTGACCGAAGACGAAACGCTCGAGCAGGCTTACGATATTTTTCTCGAACTGGCGGTCGATAACCTCGATCCCGCAGATATCATTCTGTTTAATTTACAGTTTGAGGAACGTGGCGGCGCAGAGTTATTCGACCCTTCAGAAGACTGGCTGGAGCATGTCGATTTCGACCTCGATCCAGACTTCTTCGCCGAAGTGGTGATTGGCCTCGCAGATACCGATGGCGGCGAGCTCAATGATATTTTCGCCCGTGTGCTGCTCTGTCGCGAAAAAGACCATAAATTCTGCCACATCCTGTGGCGTGAGTAATAAAAAGGCCGACATTATGTCGGCCTTTTTATTATAACGGGTCTACCTTCAGACAGGAGACCGCGTGGCGGAAACTCCCTTCGAGTACCGGTCGCGTTTTAGCACACTCCGGCCCGGCAATCGGGCAGCGCGTGCGGAATACGCACCCGGAAGGCGGGTTAATCGGCGACGGAAGTTCCCCTTCCAGCAACTGGATCTCTTTCGCTTTTTCCAGGTCGGGATCAGGGATCGGCACCGCTGACATCAGTGCCCGGGTGTAGGGATGCAGCGGGTTGTGATACACCTCATCGTAAGTGCCAAGCTCAACGGCATGGCCCAGATACATCACCAGCACGCGATCAGAGATATGCTTCACCACCGCCAGGTCGTGGGCGATGAAAATCAGCGACAGTCCCATCTCACGCTGCAGCTGTTGCAGCAGGTTAACCACCTGCGCCTGAATCGACACATCCAGCGCGGAAACCGGCTCGTCACAAATAATCAGTTTTGGCTCAAGGATCAGCGCGCGGGCGATGCCGATACGCTGACATTGTCCGCCTGAGAATTCATGCGGATAGCGGTTAATCAGATTCGGCAGCAAACCCACTTTCATCATCATCGTTTTGACGCGATCACGGACTTCCTGACGCGGCATTTTAGGATGATAGGTGCGCAGCGGCTCCGCGATAATTTCGCCGATGGTCATGCGCGGGTTCAGTGAGGCCAGCGGATCCTGGAAAATCATCTGGATGTCACTGCGTACGGCACGCCACTCATCCGGTTTCATGCCCAGCAGATCTTTCCCCAGCCACGCCACCTTTCCGTCTGTCGCTTTCACCAGACCAATGATCGCGCGCGCAAAGGTAGACTTACCGCAGCCCGACTCGCCCACCACGCCCAGCGTTTCCCCTTCGTACAGACGCAGGGTGACGCCATCCACGGCTTTCAGCGTTTTCGCCGGCTGCCAGAACCACTGTTTGCCGTCTTTGATATCGAAATGCACTTTCAGATCAGCAATTTCGAGCAGCACTTTACGATTTTCAGTTACGGCGTTCATAACAGATCCCCCACCGGTTTAAAGCAGGCGCGTAAACGCCCTGGCGCAAACTCCTCCAGCGGCGGAGCACTATGGCAGATTTCCATCGCGTGCGGGCAGCGCGGCTGGAACGGACAACCTTTCGGCAGACGCAGCAGGTTTGGCGGGTTACCCGGAATCGTCAGCAGTGATTCGCCTTCCGCATCCAGACGCGGCACAGCATTCAGCAGTCCAATAGAATACGGATGCGCAGGATGGTAAAACACGTCGCGCGCCTGACCATATTCCATGGTGCGTCCGGCATACATCACCAGCACTTTGTCACAGATACCGGCAACGACGCCGAGATCGTGGGTGATCATAATGATGGCGGTATTGAACTCGCGCTTGAGTTCATTGAGCAGAGTCATGATTTGCGCCTGCACGGTAACGTCGAGCGCGGTGGTTGGCTCATCAGCAATCAGCAGTTTCGGACGGCACATCAACGCCATCGCAATCATCACGCGCTGGCGCATACCACCGGAAAACTCGTGCGGGAACATGCGCATGCGCTTGCGCGCTTCCGGCATTTTGACCGCATCCAGCATTTTGACCGACTCTTCGAACGCTTCCGCTTTACCCATGTTTTTATGCAGCATCAGCACTTCCATTAGCTGCTCGCCGACACGCATATACGGGTTCAGGGAGGTCATCGGATCCTGGAAAATCATCGAGATCTGCTCTGCGCGTAGTTTGTTCAGCTCGCGCTCGGGCAGATTCAGGATTTGCCGTCCATTGAACGTTGCGGAGCCGCCGATGGTGCCGTTCTGTGCCAGCAAGCCCATCAGCGCAAAGGCGGTCTGGGATTTACCGGAACCGGACTCACCCACGATGCCCAGCGTCTCGCCCGCTTTCAGGCTGAAATTAAGATCATTGACCGCCGTGACGTCGCCATCCGGCGTTTTAAACGTCACACGTAAATCTTTCACGTCCAGCAGCAGCGATGACTGTTGCTGTTGCGGGGTTTTTACCATGTCAATCGTACTCATGGCGGGGCTCCTTAGCGGTCTTTCGGATCGAGGGCATCACGCAGGCCATCGCCGATAAAGTTAAAACAAAACAGGGTAACCACCAGGAAACCTGCCGGGAACAGCAGCAGCCACGGAGAAACTTCCATGGAGTTGGCGCCATCACTCAGTAATGCCCCCCAACTGCTGAGCGGCTCCTGCGTACCCAGACCAAGGAAGCTCAGGAACGATTCAAACAAAATCATGCTGGGAACCAGCAGCGATGCATACACCACCACCACGCCCAGCACGTTCGGTACGATATGACGCACCACGATGCTGCCGGTCGAGACCCCGCCGACCTGCGCCGCTTCGATGAACTCTTTGCGCTTCAGACTCAGCGTCTGGCCGCGAACGATACGCGCCATATCCAGCCAGGAGACCATCCCGATGGCAACGAAGATCAGCAGGATGTTTTGCCCAAAGAAGGTGACCAGCAGGATTACGAAGAACATGAACGGGAAGGAGTTGAGGATTTCCAGCACACGCATCATGAAGGAGTCGATTTTACCGCCGAGATAGCCAGACAGAGACCCGTACAGGGTGCCGACAATCACCGCCACCAGCGCTGCGGCAATACCCACCATCAGCGAAATGCGCCCGCCAATCGCCACACGCACCAGCAGATCGCGCCCGGAGGAGTCCGTGCCGAAATAGTGCCCGGATTCGGTATCCGGCGCGTTAGACATCATGCCCCAGTCAGTATCGAAATAGGTAAACTGAGACAGCATTGGCGCCAGGGTCACAAAAAGCGCAATCAGGATCAGCACCACCAGGCTCGCGACGGCGGCACGGTTATGCACAAAGCGTCGACGGGCGTCCTGCCACAAGCTGCGTCCTTCAACGTCCAGTTTTTCACTGAAGTGTTCCAGCGCCTCGCTGTTTTTCTTACTTAACATCATGGCGTACTCCAGTGTCAGTAACGGATTTTCGGATCGATGACGGCATACAGCACGTCAACTACCGCGTTGAACAGGATCGTCAGCGCGCCGACCAGAATCGTAAGGCTCAGCACCAGCGAGTAGTCACGGTTAAGCGCACCGTTAACGAACAGCTGGCCGATGCCCGGCAAACCATAAATAGTTTCGATGACCATTGAACCGGTGATAATACCGACGAAAGCCGGCCCCATATAGGAAAGTACCGGCAGCAACGCAGGTTTCAGCGCATGGCGGAAGATAATCCGCCGCATCGGTAGTCCTTTGGCGCGCGCGGTACGAATAAAATTAGAGTGCAGCACTTCAATCATCGAGCCGCGGGTAATACGCGCGATACTGGCGATATACGCGAGCGACAACGCCACCATCGGCAGGATCATAAATTTCAGCGCCCCGCCGTTCCAGCCGCCGCCGGGCAACCAGTGCAGCGTAATAGCAAAAACCATCACCAGCAGCGGCGCGACAACAAAGCTCGGGATAACCACCCCGGTCATCGCAAACCCCATGACGGTGTAATCCCACGCGGTGTTTTGCCTGAGGGCGGCAATCACCCCCGCACTAACGCCAACGATCACAGCGAACAAAAAAGCCGCTGCCCCCAGCTTCGCAGAAACCGGGAAACTGGCCGCCACCAGATCATTGACCGAGTAATCCTTATATTTAAATGACGGTCCGAAATCGCCATGCGCCAGCTGCTTCAGGTAGCTGAAATATTGCGTGGAGATTGGATCGTTAAGATGGTATTTCGCCTCAATGTTGGCCATGACTTCTGGCGGCAACGTACGTTCACCAGTGAATGGACTTCCCGGTGCGAGGCGCATCATGAAGAAGGAAATAGTAATAAGAACAAAGAGTGTCGGAATCGCTTCCAGACAACGACGAAATATAAATTTTAACATTGCCCGTACCTTCTGGCGTGTGCCTTTGCACTGCTCTCAAATAAGACACAGTGGAGCGAGGAAAAATCCCTCGCTCCACGCATTGCCATTAATGCTTGATAATATACAAGTTCTTGACGTGGATATTATCCATCGGATCTTTACCGGTATAACCACCAACCCATGGTTTCACGAGGCGGGCGTTAACGTAGTAATAAACCGGGGCAATTGCAGAATCTTTATCCAGCTGCATTTCTGCTTTGTCGTACAGCGCGGTACGCTGCGCTTCATCCGTCACTTTCAGCGCATCCGCCAGGATAGTATCAAAGGCTTCGCTCTTATAGTGCGCGGTATTGTTGGAGCTGTTCGACAGCAGCATGTTCAGGAAGGATGTCGGTTCGTTATAATCCGCACACCAGGCCGCACGCGCCACATCAAAGTTGCCCTGATGACGGGTGTCGAGGAAGGTTTTCCACTCCTGGTTTTCCAGCTTCACGTTAACGCCCAGATTTTTCTTCCAGATGGACGCCACGGCAATAGCCAGTTTTTTGTGCAGATCAGAGGTGTTATAGAGCAGATTGAAGGTCAGCGGTTTGTCCGCCGTATAGCCTGCTTCAGCCAGCAGTTTTTTCGCTTCTGCGTTACGTTTTTCCTGTGACCACTTAAACCATTCCGGCTCGGTCAGTTTTGCGCCATCGGTATATGGCGGGGTGAAACCGTAAGCAGGCAGGTCGCCCTGGTTTTTCACTTTATTGACGATAATGTCGCGATCCAGACCCAGTTTCAGTGCGGTACGGACACGCACATCCGTGAACGGGGCTTTCTGGTTGTTAATTTCGTAATAATAAGTGCAGAGATAGGGATCAACATGCACTTCATTCGGGATCTCTTTTTTCAGCTTCTGGAATAACTCGATCGGCATGTTGTTATAGGTCATGTCGATTTCGCCGCTACGATAGCGGTTAACGTCGGTCACTTCAGAGGAAATTGGCAGGTAGGTGACCTGGTTAATCACCGTCTTGGCGTTATCCCAGTAATTAGGGTTACGCTCCAGAACAATACGTTCGTTGACCACCCACTCTTTCAGTTTATACGCGCCGTTAGAAACAATATTCGCCGGCTGGGTCCACTTCTCACCATATTTTTCAATAGCGGCTTTAGGAACTGGCGTCATGGAGGAGTGAACAAGCAGTTTATAGAAATAAGGAACAGGTTCAGATAAGGTCACTTCCAGCGTATGGTCATCAACAGCTTTCACGCCGAGATCGGTCGCCGGCTTTTTCCCGGCAATAATGTCATCAATATTAGCGATATGACCATACTGCAAATAACTTTCATAAGGAGAAGCGGTTTTCGGATCAGCCAGGCGCTGCCAGCTGTAGACGAAATCCTGCGCCGTTACCGGCGAACCGTCTGACCATTTTGCGTCTTTACGCAGATGGAATGTCCAGACTTTAAAATCTTTGTTATCCCACGATTCTGCCACGCCAGGCACTGGCTGGCCATCAACGCCGGTTTCCACTAAGCCTTCGAACAGATCGCGGTTGATGTTCGATTCCGGTACACCTTCAATTTTGTGCGCATCGAGCGACTGTACTTCAGTACCGTTATTACGCACCAGCGTTTGCTTTTCCGCCAACTGAACACCCGCTGGTACATCGGCAGCCATGGCCGCATTGCCAGCGATTAGTGCAGTGAAGACACCTGCTGCAATTAGACTTTTTTTTGTAATGATGGACATTGTGTTGTGACTCCTCTCTTTATAATGGCTGGTTTACCAGCTTGTATGTTCCCGTTCGGGTTCCTGTACAGCGCAGGAGCTTTTGCAACTGCCAGGTCGTTTTCTACTGCTTGCTATCACCGACTTTTTCATTACGGTCGCTCGGACGGCAACCTTACGTCGATTCGTTATACGCCCCCCCTGTCGGGACGCGTCTGGTCTATTTATTCGTAATGAGCGGTTATATGAAAACTGTTCTCATCTACGTACAAATTAATCCGTACATCAGGCCGGAAAGTAGCAAATGGCTTACTGCGCCGCCAATACAATTTGCAAATTTGTTAACCAATTCTCTTTTACTGAATAAGTCGCCCTGTCACAACCCGGCCAGGCTTTTTCATAAAACCTGCTAATGACTGCGTTATCAGCCAGTTAGATTAAATCCGGAAAGATGACTTTCAGGTGAAACCGTGCCTGAGTGTTTTTTGCACAAAAACTTAACAATTGATTATTATTTAGCACATTCAACTGCCCGTTAACTGAAATTACTAATATCATTTCAATTATCCGACAGCAAGCCCAAGAGTATCATGTGAAAGAAATAACATTATCGCGGGGTTTTTTGCGGGTATCGCAACACAGAATATCGCCCTAACCTTTTGATATATCGTGTTTTAAACAATCATCAGGAAAGATTATGCTAAATGCGTTTTTCAAATAAATTGATATGATTTGCGAATATTGAAGCGGAAACGGAGCACATCGCCCCGTTTCGCAGTCTGCAGGCTTAATTCAGAAGGCCCGGGAAAATCGCTTTGATCCCGGTAACGATAAACTCGATACCCAGCGCCATCAGCAGCAGGCCCATAATACGGGTGACGACGTTAATACCGGTTTGCCCCAGCAAACGTACCAGCCAGGGTGCGAGACGGAAAACGCCCCAACAGCAGAAAGCAAAAAGCGCGATGGCGATGGAAAACCCGATCAGGTGCGCCAGACTATGATAGCGAGTTCCCCAGACGATGGTAGAACTGATGGCCCCCGGCCCCGCCATGAGCGGCAACGCCAGTGGCACAACGCCGACATTCTCACGGATCGCCGTTTCTGATTTTTCCTGCTTGTTCTGTTTATCTTCACCCAGTTTGCCGCTAATCATCGACATCGCAATGGTGACGACAAGGATGCCGCCGGCGATGCGGAATGAATCGATGGAAATACCAAATAACTGCAGAATGCCGTCGCCTAAAAACAGTGACGTCCAGAGAATGATAGCAACGGACAGCGTGGCGGTAAGGTTCGTTTTGTTTCTGACCGGCGCCGACTGGTAGCTGGTCATACTAATAAAGACAGGAATAATCCCGACCGGGTTAACCAGAGCAAATAGCCCGATGAAAAATTTGGTGTACGTGGGAAAATCAAACAAGGTTTGAATCACGCTTAGCTCCGCAGGCTCATCAAAATAGGTCGTTGACGTAATATAAAGCAAGGCTGTGACCCGTTAACGATCACAATCGCGATGCTGAGCCTCTCGCCTGTAGAGCGGGACACAGCCTGTTATCCGCGCTGAAGATACGCTTTTTATGAGTATAGTTCACCTCAATTCTTCTTAAAAAATGGCTTCATTACAGAGTGTTATATATTCATTTGGATTATGTTAATGTCATCCTGCCATTGAAAACGATTCCGTCACAATTGCTACAAATGCCGTGAAATGGGGTGCTGAAAGGTGTCAGCTTGGGTTTATCTTGATCCAGATCACGTAATTTGTACTCAGAAGTGAGTAATCTTGCTTACGCCACCAGGGAGTACAGCGTCATTCGTTAGTGGTGCCTGAGGTGAGGCTCTTTTAGTAAATCTGTGAATCGGGATCGTAAGTAATCAGTTGTTTTATTGGCTCTTACGCAAGCAGCAAACGTGCTGTCTATACTGATTTAGCGTGCAGCTGATTTACTAAAAAAGTTTAACATTATCAGGAGAGCATTATGGCTGTTACTAATGTCGCTGAACTTAACGCGCTCGTTGAGCGTGTCAAAAAAGCCCAGCGTGAATATGCCAGTTTCACTCAAGAACAAGTAGACAAAATCTTCCGCGCTGCCGCTCTGGCCGCTGCAGATGCTCGAATCCCTCTCGCTAAGATGGCCGTTGCCGAATCCGGCATGGGTATCATCGAAGATAAAGTGATTAAAAACCACTTCGCTTCTGAATACATCTATAACGCATACAAAGATGAAAAAACCTGTGGCGTGCTGTCTGAAGACGACACCTTCGGGACTATCACCATTGCTGAGCCTATCGGCATCATCTGCGGTATCGTTCCGACCACTAACCCGACCTCTACGGCTATCTTCAAATCACTGATCAGCCTGAAGACCCGTAACGCCATCATCTTCTCTCCGCACCCGCGTGCTAAAGATGCCACCAACAAAGCGGCTGACATTGTTCTGCAGGCTGCTATCGCGGCTGGTGCACCAAAAGATCTGATCGGCTGGATTGATCAACCTTCAGTTGAACTCTCTAACGCGCTGATGCATCACCCGGACATCAACCTGATCCTCGCGACCGGTGGTCCGGGCATGGTTAAGGCCGCTTACAGCTCCGGTAAACCAGCAATCGGCGTAGGCGCGGGCAACACGCCTGTGGTTATCGACGAAACCGCTGATATCAAACGTGCTGTGGCTTCCGTTCTGATGTCTAAAACCTTCGATAACGGTGTTATCTGTGCTTCTGAGCAGTCCGTTGTGGTGGTTGACTCTGTTTATGATGCGGTTCGCGAACGCTTCGCCAGCCACGGCGGCTATCTGCTGCAGGGCAAAGAGCTGAAAGCTGTTCAGGACATCATTCTGAAAAATGGCGCGCTGAACGCGGCTATCGTAGGTCAGCCAGCGTACAAAATCGCTGAACTGGCAGGCTTCACCGTACCGGCTACCACCAAGATCCTGATTGGTGAAGTAAAAGTTGTCGACGAAAGCGAGCCGTTCGCTCACGAAAAACTGTCTCCGACACTGGCGATGTATCGTGCGAAAGACTTCGAAGACGCGGTTGATAAAGCTGAGAAACTGGTAGCAATGGGCGGTATCGGTCATACCTCCTGTCTGTACACTGACCAGGACAACCAGCCAGAACGCGTGAACTACTTCGGTCAGATGATGAAAACCGCGCGTATCCTGATCAACACCCCGGCTTCTCAGGGTGGTATCGGCGACCTGTACAACTTCAAACTCGCACCTTCCCTGACTCTGGGTTGTGGTTCCTGGGGTGGTAACTCCATCTCTGAAAACGTTGGTCCGAAACACCTGATCAACAAGAAAACCGTTGCTAAGCGAGCTGAAAACATGTTGTGGCACAAACTTCCGAAATCTATCTACTTCCGTCGTGGCTCACTGCCGATCGCACTGGATGAAGTGATTACTGATGGTCACAAACGCGCGCTGATCGTGACTGACCGCTTCCTGTTCAATAACGGTTACGCTGACCAGATCACCTCTGTTCTGAAAGCGGCTGGCGTTGAAACCGAAGTGTTCTTCGAAGTTGAAGCTGACCCGACGCTGACCATCGTGCGTAAAGGTGCAGAACTGGCGAACTCCTTCAAACCAGACGTGATCATCGCGCTGGGTGGTGGTTCCCCGATGGACGCCGCGAAAATCATGTGGGTTATGTACGAACATCCGGAAACTCACTTCGAAGAACTGGCGCTGCGCTTTATGGATATCCGTAAACGTATCTACAAGTTCCCGAAAATGGGCGTGAAAGCGAAAATGATCGCCGTCACCACCACCTCCGGTACCGGTTCTGAAGTGACGCCGTTTGCAGTAGTTACTGACGACTCTACCGGTCAGAAATATCCGCTGGCTGACTATGCGCTGACACCGGATATGGCGATTGTTGACGCCAACCTCGTGATGGATATGCCGAAATCACTGTGTGCCTTCGGTGGTCTGGATGCGGTGACCCACGCGCTGGAAGCTTACGTTTCCGTGCTGGCCTCCGAGTTCTCTGATGGTCAGGCTCTGCAGGCACTGAAACTGCTGAAAGAGAACCTGCCAGCGTCCTATAACGAAGGTTCCAAAAACCCGGTTGCCCGTGAACGCGTTCACAGTGCAGCGACTATCGCCGGTATCGCGTTTGCGAACGCCTTCCTCGGTGTATGTCACTCCATGGCGCACAAACTGGGCTCACAGTTCCATATTCCGCACGGTCTGGCCAACGCCCTGCTGATCAGCAACGTTATCCGTTACAACGCGAATGATAACCCGACCAAGCAGACCGCATTCAGCCAGTATGACCGTCCGCAGGCTCGCCGTCGTTACGCTGAAATCGCCGACCACCTGGGTCTGAGCGCACCGGGCGACCGTACTGCTGCGAAAATCGAGAAACTGCTGGCATGGCTGGAAAGCATGAAAGCTGAACTGGGTATTCCGAAGTCAATCCGCGAAGCGGGTGTTCAGGAAGCTGACTTCCTGGCGCACGTTGACAAGCTGTCTGAAGATGCGTTCGATGACCAGTGTACTGGCGCAAACCCGCGCTACCCGCTGATCTCCGAGCTGAAACAGATCCTGCTGGATACCTACTACGGACGTGCTTACACTGAAGGTGAAGCGGTAGCAGAGAAGAAAGAAGCGGCTCCGGTTAAAGCAGATAAGAAAGCGAAAAAAACCGCTTAATTAAACGCAATCGGTAAGTCATAAATGCCCCGTCATGTGACGGGGCATTTTTTATTACACTGATCCGTCCTGAATACGAGTCAGAGAGCCTTCTGCGAGCGCTTCTTTATAATGTTTGCGGCAAACAGAAACATAACGTTCATTCCCGCCTATCACCACCTGCTCGCCCTCATTAAATGGGCGCCCTGCCTGATCGAGGCGTAATACCATGCTGGCCTTCCGGCCACAGAAACAGATAGTTTTCAGTTCAACCAGCTTATCTGACCAGGCGAGCAGATACTGGCTACCGGTGAACAGCTCGCCACGGAAGTCCGTACGCAGGCCATAGCACAGTACAGGGATATCCAGTGTGTCTACCACTTCGGAGAGCTCATAGACCTGCTGGCGCGTCAGAAACTGGCATTCATCGACTAATACGCAGTTGATCCGCTCACGCGCGTGTTGTTCGCTAATCTCGGTAAACAGTGCGGATTGCTGATTAAAGAGCTTTGCCGGAGACGACAGCCCTATTCTCGAACTGACTTTGCCCGCGCCAAAACGGTCATCAATTTCCGCTGTATATACCAGCGTCCGCATCCCACGTTCCTGGTAATTGTAGGAAGACTGTAGCAAAGCGGTCGATTTACCGGCATTCATTGCCGAATAGTAAAAATAAAGTTGTGCCATTGACGCCGTAACCCCGATCAAAGTGTTATATCACGCTGCGGATTGTATCATATTCCCCTCTGGTCATAGCGCCAACGCTTAAAACGGTTTCTTTACCGGGGTAAGTGACTGGTTTTTACAAACATTCGGTAACACTAATCACTAATAACACTCTATCTACAAGGGATTTAACCTGGCGTTATAGTCGATAGCATCCCACTACAATCCAGAAAAGCATTTAACGCTGGTTTCATACAGTGATGATTCAGATTCTAATAAGCATAAGCGGGTAACCGATAAGTCATTTCCCTAATACTTAAGGCTGATATTTATCCACACCCCGCTAATTCCGCCGGGTTTCAGTGCGCAAACATCAGAGTTAGCCTGATGAATCCTCGCCTTTCCCTTGATAGCAATAACAGCGAATGATGTGAGCCAACGCGTAAATTTAACTTCCGTTAATTAATAATGGAGACAAATATCAGGTAATTTTGAATTCCTTACATTGTCCCCTATTGCACATCTGAATTTATCGCTCTATTATTAGCTCAACAAACCACCCCACAATATAAGTTTGAGATTACTACAATGAGCGAAGCACTTAAAATTCTGAACAACATCCGTACTCTTCGTGCGCAGGCAAGAGAATGCACCCTTGAAACGCTGGAAGAGATGCTGGAAAAATTAGAAGTTGTCGTTAATGAGCGCCGTGAAGAAGAAAGCGCTGCTGCGGCAGAAATCGAAGAGCGCACTCGTAAGTTGCAACAATATCGTGAAATGCTGATTGCTGACGGTATTGATCCAAACGAACTGCTGAACAGCATGGCAGCAGCTAAATCTGGAACTAAAGCAAAACGCGCAGCTCGTCCGGCTAAATATAGCTACGTTGACGAAAACGGCGAAACCAAAACATGGACTGGCCAGGGTCGTACCCCGGCAGTTATCAAAAAAGCCATGGATGAAAAAGGTAAATCTCTGGACGATTTCCTGATCAAAGACTGATTTTCTCATTCTTAATAAATCCCGCCCCGGCGGGATTTTTTTTGTCTGAACCTTTTCCAGGCTGGAAAAAAACCGTCGTATAGATGACTCACAGGCAATAAAAAAACCGGGGATAACCGCGCAGTCACTGGCGTTTATCCCCGGTTTTAGCGGGCGAGGCTAGCGCTCAGTTAGCTAATAGCTTTGCCCAGCCATTGTTTAAACTCGTCACCGAGATCGTGGTGGCGAACGCCATATTCCACGAAAGCCTGCATATATCCGAGTTTATTACCACAGTCGTGGCTTTTACCTTTCATATGATAGGCTTCAACGGTTTCTTTCTCGATAAGCATATCAATGGCATCAGTCAGCTGAATTTCATCACCTGCTCCCGGCGGGGTTTTTGCCAGCAGCGGCCAAATCTCTGCGCTCAGGACGTAACGGCCAACGACAGCAAGGTTAGACGGCGCGACATCGGCTTTTGGCTTTTCAACCACGCCAACCATCGGCACGCTCTCACCTGGCGCCAGAGCCTGCCCTTTGCAGTCCACAACGCCATACGCGGTAACATCGTCAACCGGCTCCACCATGATCTGGCTGGCCCCCGTGTCGTTGAAGCGGGCAATCATCTCAGCGAGGTTATCGCGGGAAAGATCGGATTCGTATTCATCGAGAATAACGTCCGGCAAAATAACGGCGACAGGCTCATCACCGACAACCGGATGTGCGCACAATACCGCGTGCCCCAGACCTTTCGCCAGGCCCTGACGAACCTGCATAATAGTCACGTGTGGCGGGCAAATAGACTGGACTTCTTCAAGCAGCTGGCGTTTAACGCGTTTTTCCAGCATCGCTTCAAGTTCAAAACTGGTATCAAAATGGTTTTCGATAGAGTTTTTAGACGAGTGCGTAACCAGCACAATTTCAGTAATACCAGCTGCAATGCATTCGTTAACAACGTACTGAATTAATGGTTTATCCACCAGTGGCAGCATTTCCTTCGGAATAGCCTTGGTCGCTGGTAGCATCCTGGTACCTAACCCCGCAACCGGGATGACGGCTTTTCTGACTTTTGAATTTAGG from Trabulsiella odontotermitis includes the following:
- the adhE gene encoding bifunctional acetaldehyde-CoA/alcohol dehydrogenase translates to MAVTNVAELNALVERVKKAQREYASFTQEQVDKIFRAAALAAADARIPLAKMAVAESGMGIIEDKVIKNHFASEYIYNAYKDEKTCGVLSEDDTFGTITIAEPIGIICGIVPTTNPTSTAIFKSLISLKTRNAIIFSPHPRAKDATNKAADIVLQAAIAAGAPKDLIGWIDQPSVELSNALMHHPDINLILATGGPGMVKAAYSSGKPAIGVGAGNTPVVIDETADIKRAVASVLMSKTFDNGVICASEQSVVVVDSVYDAVRERFASHGGYLLQGKELKAVQDIILKNGALNAAIVGQPAYKIAELAGFTVPATTKILIGEVKVVDESEPFAHEKLSPTLAMYRAKDFEDAVDKAEKLVAMGGIGHTSCLYTDQDNQPERVNYFGQMMKTARILINTPASQGGIGDLYNFKLAPSLTLGCGSWGGNSISENVGPKHLINKKTVAKRAENMLWHKLPKSIYFRRGSLPIALDEVITDGHKRALIVTDRFLFNNGYADQITSVLKAAGVETEVFFEVEADPTLTIVRKGAELANSFKPDVIIALGGGSPMDAAKIMWVMYEHPETHFEELALRFMDIRKRIYKFPKMGVKAKMIAVTTTSGTGSEVTPFAVVTDDSTGQKYPLADYALTPDMAIVDANLVMDMPKSLCAFGGLDAVTHALEAYVSVLASEFSDGQALQALKLLKENLPASYNEGSKNPVARERVHSAATIAGIAFANAFLGVCHSMAHKLGSQFHIPHGLANALLISNVIRYNANDNPTKQTAFSQYDRPQARRRYAEIADHLGLSAPGDRTAAKIEKLLAWLESMKAELGIPKSIREAGVQEADFLAHVDKLSEDAFDDQCTGANPRYPLISELKQILLDTYYGRAYTEGEAVAEKKEAAPVKADKKAKKTA
- a CDS encoding YchE family NAAT transporter; this translates as MIQTLFDFPTYTKFFIGLFALVNPVGIIPVFISMTSYQSAPVRNKTNLTATLSVAIILWTSLFLGDGILQLFGISIDSFRIAGGILVVTIAMSMISGKLGEDKQNKQEKSETAIRENVGVVPLALPLMAGPGAISSTIVWGTRYHSLAHLIGFSIAIALFAFCCWGVFRLAPWLVRLLGQTGINVVTRIMGLLLMALGIEFIVTGIKAIFPGLLN
- the tdk gene encoding thymidine kinase; amino-acid sequence: MAQLYFYYSAMNAGKSTALLQSSYNYQERGMRTLVYTAEIDDRFGAGKVSSRIGLSSPAKLFNQQSALFTEISEQHARERINCVLVDECQFLTRQQVYELSEVVDTLDIPVLCYGLRTDFRGELFTGSQYLLAWSDKLVELKTICFCGRKASMVLRLDQAGRPFNEGEQVVIGGNERYVSVCRKHYKEALAEGSLTRIQDGSV
- the hns gene encoding histone-like nucleoid-structuring protein H-NS; translated protein: MSEALKILNNIRTLRAQARECTLETLEEMLEKLEVVVNERREEESAAAAEIEERTRKLQQYREMLIADGIDPNELLNSMAAAKSGTKAKRAARPAKYSYVDENGETKTWTGQGRTPAVIKKAMDEKGKSLDDFLIKD
- the oppA gene encoding oligopeptide ABC transporter substrate-binding protein OppA → MSIITKKSLIAAGVFTALIAGNAAMAADVPAGVQLAEKQTLVRNNGTEVQSLDAHKIEGVPESNINRDLFEGLVETGVDGQPVPGVAESWDNKDFKVWTFHLRKDAKWSDGSPVTAQDFVYSWQRLADPKTASPYESYLQYGHIANIDDIIAGKKPATDLGVKAVDDHTLEVTLSEPVPYFYKLLVHSSMTPVPKAAIEKYGEKWTQPANIVSNGAYKLKEWVVNERIVLERNPNYWDNAKTVINQVTYLPISSEVTDVNRYRSGEIDMTYNNMPIELFQKLKKEIPNEVHVDPYLCTYYYEINNQKAPFTDVRVRTALKLGLDRDIIVNKVKNQGDLPAYGFTPPYTDGAKLTEPEWFKWSQEKRNAEAKKLLAEAGYTADKPLTFNLLYNTSDLHKKLAIAVASIWKKNLGVNVKLENQEWKTFLDTRHQGNFDVARAAWCADYNEPTSFLNMLLSNSSNNTAHYKSEAFDTILADALKVTDEAQRTALYDKAEMQLDKDSAIAPVYYYVNARLVKPWVGGYTGKDPMDNIHVKNLYIIKH